Genomic window (Subtercola endophyticus):
TACCGCGCCTTCCCGGTCGAAATCTCCTTCGTTTTGACGCGAGGTGGTGCGCTCAGGTGTCGATACGATCAGCACTGAGGCTCGCGCCGCCGGCGATGATGAACTCCTTGCGCGGCGCGACGTCGTCACCCATGAGCAGCTCGAAGGTGCGCTCGGCGAGCTGGGCGTCAGAGACGCGTACGCGGCGCAGCATGCGGTGCCGCTTGTCCATGGTGGTGAGAGCGAGCTGGTCGGCATCCATCTCGCCGAGGCCCTTGTAGCGCTGAATCGGGTCTTGGTACTTCTTGTTCGACTTCTTGAGCCCGGCCAGCACGCCGTTGAGCTCGGTCTCCGAGTAGGTGTAGATCGTCTCGTTCGGCTTGGTGCCGGGGTTCATCACCACGACCCGGTGCAGCGGTGGCACGGCGGCGAACACGCGCCCGGCGTCGATCATCGGCCTCATGTAACGGAAGAACAGCGTGAGCAGCAGCGTGCGGATGTGCGCGCCATCGACATCGGCGTCGCTCATCAGAATGATCTTGCCGTACCGGGCGGTATCGATATCGAACGAGCGGCCCGACCCGGCCCCGAGCACCTGGATGATCGACGCGCACTCGGCGTTCGACAACATGTCGGCGACCGACGCCTTCTGCACGTTCAGAATCTTGCCGCGAATGGGCAGCAGCGCCTGGAACTCGCTGTTGCGCGCGAGCTTCGCCGTGCCGAGCGCGGAGTCACCCTCCACGATGAACAGCTCACTCGACACGACGTCGCTCGAGCGGCAGTCGACGAGCTTCGCCGGCAGCGACGAGCTTTCGAGCGCATTCTTGCGGCGCTGCGTCTCTTTGTGCGCACGGGCCGAGATACGCGACTTCATCTCGGCGACGACCTTGTCGAGCACCAATGCGGTCTGCGTCTTGTCGTCGCGCTTGCTCGAGGCGAATCGTTCGCCGAGAGCCTTGGTCACGACGCTCGTCACGATGTTGCGCACGGCCGGGGTGCCCAAGATCTCTTTGGTCTGCCCCTCGAACTGCGGCTCGGGCAGCCGTACCGTGAGAACCGCGGTAAGCCCGGCCAGCACGTCTTCTTTGTCGAGCTTGTCGTTGCCGACCTTCAGCCGGCGGGCGTTGTCTTCGACGGTCTTGCGCAGAAAACGCAGCAGCCCGGCCTCGAAGCCGGCGAGGTGCGTGCCGCCCTTCGGCGTGGAGATGATGTTGACGAAGGTCTTCACCTCGGTGTCGTAGCCGGTTCCCCAGCGCAGGGCGATGTCTACCGCGCAGTCGCGCGTGAGCTCGGTGGGCACCATGGCGCCCGCGTCGCTCAGCACGGGAACGGTCTCGGTGAAGGTGCCATCACCTTGCAGACGCCAGGTCTCGGTCAACGGGGCATCCGGTGCCAGAAAATCGACGAACTCGGCAAGCCCTCCTTCGTAGGAGAACGACTCGTGCTGCGTTTCTTCGCCCCGGGCATCCGTGATGTCGAGCTGCAGGCCCGACACGAGAAAGGCCGTCTGGCGGGCGCGGTCGACGAGTTCATCCGTCTGAAACTGCGTCGACTCGGTGAAGATCTGCGGGTCGGCCCAGTAGCGGATGCGCGTGCCGGTCACGGTGCGGCCCACCTTGCCGACCACCCGCAGCTCGCTGGTGTTCTCGAAGGGAGTGAATTTCGACGACGGCGACGGGTTCTTCGGGTTGACGTCGTCGAAGTTTCCCGGCTCGCCGCGGTGGAACGACATCGCCCAGGTCTTGCCGTCACGGTCGACTTCGACGTCGAGCCGCTCGCTCAGGGCGTTCACGACCGAGGCGCCGACGCCGTGCAGGCCACCGGATGCGGCGTACGACCCCGAACCGAACTTGCCACCCGCATGCAGTTTGGTGAACACGACCTCGACGCCGGTGAGGCCGGTGCGCGGCTCGATGTCGACCGGGATGCCCCGGGCGCGATCGCGCACTTCGACGCTGTTGTCGGGGTGCAGGATGATCGAGATCTCGTCGCCGTGACCACCGAGCGCCTCGTCGACCGAGTTGTCGATGATCTCCCAGAGGCAGTGCATGAGCCCCTTGGGGCCCGTGGAGCCGATGTACATTCCCGGGCGCTTGCGAACAGCTTCGAGGCCCTCCAGAACCGAGAGGTGTCTGGCCGAATAATCGGAGGATGCCACAGAGTTCTCCTTGTGAGGTGGTGCGGAAAGGCGCAGGGGCGGGCTGGGGATCCCGTCCAACGTCTAAGACTACGTTCCGGCACCGACACCGAGCCGCTTCGACACGTCAGACCAATCCGCTCGTACGCGCACAGCGAAACACAGGGGAATGTAACGTAGAGGGAACATAGTCATGCTTGAATCGGTTACACAGATTGTCTGAGGTACGAACCCGTGAGGAGCCATAAGATGCAATCCATTGCAACAGATGACGGCGTGGTAGGCGATCTGCACGTGAGCAGGCAGTTGACCGGCGCAGACCGCTGCGACAGCTGCGGCGCCCAGGCGTACATCCGGGTCGAGATGGCGAGCGGCGAGTTGCTGTTCTGCGCCCACCACGGCCGCGAGGTGCACGCGAAGCTGTTCCCCATCGCCAAGAGCTGGCACGATGAGTCGGCGCGTCTTCTCGAAGACCACCGCTCCTAACTCGTAGCCCTAAACAACGTCGGCGGCGCCGGTGCATCCTTCGGGATGCCCGGCGCCGCTTTTTAGCGCTGAGCGAGGCTTAGGGCTGGGTGACGGCGAAGCCGATGGAGCCGACGGGGGCGGCCAGGGGAGTGCCGGAGGCGTCGCGTTTGGCGCCGGAGTCGGGGAGGGTGCGCACGGCGCCGTCGGGGGCGACGGCCAGAGCGGGGGCGGGGCCGACCCAGGCGAGCTGCAGGGCGTCTTCACCCTTGATGAAGCGCTGGGAGCGCACGCCGCCGGTGGCGCGGCCCTTCTGCGGGAACTCGCTGAACGCAGAGACCTTCGCCGAACCGGCGTCGGTGCCTGGCAGCGTGGCCGAGCTGCCGGCGATCGTGACGACCACGATGCCAGGGCCTGAGGGCGAAGCATCGTCGCCACCGGCAGCGGATGCTGCCTCGACGCCCGATGTCGCCGCCAGCGGATCGACGGCGCTGAAGGCGATGATGGAGGCACCCGCGCCGAGGCTCATGCCGGCCATGCCACCCGCGGAACGGCCCTGGGGGCGAACACTTGCGGCCGGGAAGTGGAGGAGCTGGGCATCCGTCGCCACGAACACGAGATTCGACGACTCGGTGGGCTGTTCGGCTCCGACGACTTCGTCGCCGGGCTTCAGCGTGATGAGCTCGAAGTCGGGCTTGTTCGGCCAGTCGCCCGGGATGACTCGCTTCACGGTGCCCTGCTTGGTGCCGAGCGCAATCGGCACCGAACTCGTGAGAGACACCAAAGCGACGACACGCTCGCGCTTGGCGTCGAGAGCGAGGTAGTCGGCGATGCGAACGCCGGCCCCGAGCTGGATCGAGTTGGCGGGCGCCGCAGGCAGGTCGAGCACCGACATGCGGATGAGGCGGCCGAAGTTTGTGACCGCGCCGATCTCGGTGCGGGTCGTGGTGGTGACGATGGAGCGCACGGCGTCGTGCTTGCTGCGGCGCAGTTTCGCGGCAGGTGCCGGGCGGGCGGAGGTGGCCGAGGTGATCTCCGCTGCGACGTCGTCGGCGCCTGCGGCATCGTCGGGTCGAGCATCCACGCGAATCGTGCGACCCGTCGTGGAGAGGAACACCTGGCACGGGGTATCTGCCAGCTCGAGCACGGCCTGCTCGCGGCGTGCGGCGGCCGTCGACGCGGGCGCCGGGCGCGCCTCGGTGAGCAGCGTACGGCGCGGCGTGCCGAGCCGGTCGGCGACCTCGTCGAGCTCTTCGGAGACGGTCTGACGTATCAGGTTCGGGTTCGACAGCAGATTCTCGAGCATCTCGATCTCGCTGAGCAGGGCATCCCGCTCGGTCTCGAGCTCGATGCGCGAGAACTTCGTCAAACGGCGCAGGCGCAGCTCGAGAATGTAGTCGGCCTGCAGGGTGTCGAGATCGAAGACGTCGATGAGCCGCGTGCGAGCCTGATCGGTGTCGTCGCTGTTGCGGATGACCTGGATGACTTCGTCGATGTCGAGAATCGCGATCAGCAGCCCGAGCAGCAGGTGCAGCCGCTCGCGGCGCTTGGTGAGCCGGTACTGCGTGCGCCGGGTCGTCACCTCGATGCGGTGGTCGATGTAGACCTGCAGCAGCTCTTTGAGCCCGAGCGTCTGCGGGCTGCCGCCGACGAGCGCGACGTTGTTGATGTTGAACGAGTCCTCGAGCGGCGTCTGGCGGTAGAGCTGCTCCAGAACGGCGAGCGGATCGAACCCGGTCTTGATGCCGATGACCAGCCGCAGCCCGTTCGTGCGATCGGTGAGGTCGGTCACGTCGGAGATGCCCTGCAGCTTCTTCGAGTTGACGCCGTCTTTGATCTTCGAGATGACTTTCTCGGCGCCCACCAGGTACGGCAACTCGGTGACAACGAGGCCGACCTTGCGCGCGGTCAGGGTCTCGACGCTGACCTTCGCGCGGGTCTTGAAGGCTCCGCGGCCGGTCACGTAGGCGTCGCGCACGCCGGCCAGCCCGACGATGGTGCCGCCGCCGGGCAGATCGGGCCCCGGGATGAACGACATCAGTTCGTCGATCGACGCATCCGGATGAGTGATGAGGTATCGGGCTCCGGCCACGACCTCGATGAGGTTGTGCGGCGCCATGTTCGTCGCCATGCCCACCGCGATGCCGCTCGCCCCGTTCACCAGCAGGTTCGGGTAGGCGGCGGGCAGAACATCCGGTTGCACGAGCTGGTTGTCGTAGTTCGGCACGAAATCGACGACGTCTTCGTCGAGCCCGTCGGTCATGGCCAGGGCGGCCGGTGCCAGCCGGGCCTCGGTGTACCGCGATGCCGCGGGGCCGTCGTCGAGCGAACCGAAGTTGCCGTGCCCGTCGATGAGCGGCAGGCGCAGGGTCCACGGCTGGGCGAGGCGCACCATGGCGTCGTAGATGGAGGCGTCGCCGTGCGGGTGCAGCTTGCCCATCACCTCGCCGACCACGCGCGCCGACTTCACGTGCCCGCGATCGGGCCGCAGCCCCATGTCGCTCATCTGGTAGAGAATGCGGCGTTGCACCGGCTTGAGGCCGTCACGGGCATCCGGAAGCGCCCGGGAGTAGATCACCGAATAGGCGTACTCGAGAAACGACCCCTGCATCTCACTCGAGACATCGATGTCTTCGATGTTCTCGACCACGTCGGGCACGGGCTCGGGAGTCTTCGGTGTCATTCCTGCTGTTTCGTCGGTTGTCGAAGTGCGTTCTGCGGCGCTCCGCGTGCCAGACTTGGCACAATGCCACCCATGCTACCGGGCCTTGATTCCGCGGCCGCGCACCTCACAGACGTGTTGCCGAGTTGCCTCGCCGCCCTCGACGGTCAGCCCAATCGCCTCGAGCTGCCGGCCGCCGAACGAGTGGTCGTCGTGCTCGTCGACGGCCTCGGAGTCTCGTCGCTGCGCGCCCGTGCCGGCCACGCCCGGCACCTCGCCCCGTTGCTCACCAAGAAGAGCAAACTGGCCAGCGGATTCCCCACCACAACGGCAGCGGCACTCGCCTCGCTGACCACCGGCGTCTCACCCGGAACCCACGGCCTGGTCGGGTACACCGCCCTCGTGCCCGGACTCGCTCCGACCGCCGACGCCGTGGTG
Coding sequences:
- a CDS encoding DNA gyrase/topoisomerase IV subunit A gives rise to the protein MTPKTPEPVPDVVENIEDIDVSSEMQGSFLEYAYSVIYSRALPDARDGLKPVQRRILYQMSDMGLRPDRGHVKSARVVGEVMGKLHPHGDASIYDAMVRLAQPWTLRLPLIDGHGNFGSLDDGPAASRYTEARLAPAALAMTDGLDEDVVDFVPNYDNQLVQPDVLPAAYPNLLVNGASGIAVGMATNMAPHNLIEVVAGARYLITHPDASIDELMSFIPGPDLPGGGTIVGLAGVRDAYVTGRGAFKTRAKVSVETLTARKVGLVVTELPYLVGAEKVISKIKDGVNSKKLQGISDVTDLTDRTNGLRLVIGIKTGFDPLAVLEQLYRQTPLEDSFNINNVALVGGSPQTLGLKELLQVYIDHRIEVTTRRTQYRLTKRRERLHLLLGLLIAILDIDEVIQVIRNSDDTDQARTRLIDVFDLDTLQADYILELRLRRLTKFSRIELETERDALLSEIEMLENLLSNPNLIRQTVSEELDEVADRLGTPRRTLLTEARPAPASTAAARREQAVLELADTPCQVFLSTTGRTIRVDARPDDAAGADDVAAEITSATSARPAPAAKLRRSKHDAVRSIVTTTTRTEIGAVTNFGRLIRMSVLDLPAAPANSIQLGAGVRIADYLALDAKRERVVALVSLTSSVPIALGTKQGTVKRVIPGDWPNKPDFELITLKPGDEVVGAEQPTESSNLVFVATDAQLLHFPAASVRPQGRSAGGMAGMSLGAGASIIAFSAVDPLAATSGVEAASAAGGDDASPSGPGIVVVTIAGSSATLPGTDAGSAKVSAFSEFPQKGRATGGVRSQRFIKGEDALQLAWVGPAPALAVAPDGAVRTLPDSGAKRDASGTPLAAPVGSIGFAVTQP
- a CDS encoding DUF7455 domain-containing protein, giving the protein MQSIATDDGVVGDLHVSRQLTGADRCDSCGAQAYIRVEMASGELLFCAHHGREVHAKLFPIAKSWHDESARLLEDHRS
- a CDS encoding DNA gyrase/topoisomerase IV subunit B; this translates as MASSDYSARHLSVLEGLEAVRKRPGMYIGSTGPKGLMHCLWEIIDNSVDEALGGHGDEISIILHPDNSVEVRDRARGIPVDIEPRTGLTGVEVVFTKLHAGGKFGSGSYAASGGLHGVGASVVNALSERLDVEVDRDGKTWAMSFHRGEPGNFDDVNPKNPSPSSKFTPFENTSELRVVGKVGRTVTGTRIRYWADPQIFTESTQFQTDELVDRARQTAFLVSGLQLDITDARGEETQHESFSYEGGLAEFVDFLAPDAPLTETWRLQGDGTFTETVPVLSDAGAMVPTELTRDCAVDIALRWGTGYDTEVKTFVNIISTPKGGTHLAGFEAGLLRFLRKTVEDNARRLKVGNDKLDKEDVLAGLTAVLTVRLPEPQFEGQTKEILGTPAVRNIVTSVVTKALGERFASSKRDDKTQTALVLDKVVAEMKSRISARAHKETQRRKNALESSSLPAKLVDCRSSDVVSSELFIVEGDSALGTAKLARNSEFQALLPIRGKILNVQKASVADMLSNAECASIIQVLGAGSGRSFDIDTARYGKIILMSDADVDGAHIRTLLLTLFFRYMRPMIDAGRVFAAVPPLHRVVVMNPGTKPNETIYTYSETELNGVLAGLKKSNKKYQDPIQRYKGLGEMDADQLALTTMDKRHRMLRRVRVSDAQLAERTFELLMGDDVAPRKEFIIAGGASLSADRIDT